In Lewinellaceae bacterium, a single window of DNA contains:
- a CDS encoding right-handed parallel beta-helix repeat-containing protein: MMATTYYVDSQGGNDGYDGLAPAHQGGTAGPWKSLSKVNFTTTFSPGDSILFKRGGTWFDGPLEPVNGGEPGGVITITETVLGQPFSFQLVNPDNNNCIYFGAYGVGAKPVIDCQGGRGIILWHNYIIVEDLHLDNGDNNVLWLARAGGNYWCTIRNVDVTNSAANAVRSSYGGGNLWLKGLYVYNYGVNGILLNGSENNKLKGVLVEDCWVENPQTLELEDAITCHQDEFGNDLEGDIIIRNNTILRSGEDGIDVTSGHNILLEGNDIRHSYAGGIYVVKPWVHTIEIRGNFIFSNSISQGVGDLTIKVPNVWAVNNIIAGTGHHCLHLGNTDNTKIWNNVIAPEGRTGNLIWLLDSIGQLEFKNNIFDFSGTGQDISGDITPNITFDYNCYYGVSPSQDIFGGNSFEEERSANPLVEPNGFWADPQFDGPGRSEADHFKLPGSSPCIDQGATVPLSVDFWGVPRPQGVRPDIGVYEHGTTDCNPDPNIASFPGSACDDGDPTTINDIYSSDCLCAGQPGPCTGIGDNDGDGICADADCDDNDATIAYQPGDACNDGDPLTANDIIQSDCTCAGDYSSPVTICSRINSSSDDAEERASGTVNTANNDLELTDDTDQGIQTVGMRFNGLNIPQGATIVDAYVQFTTDETDNANPCRLAIYGQASDNAPTFQNNDFDISGRPKTTASISWEPQDWLATNGAGEAEKTPDISAIIQELVDRNGYAPGHSVAILIEGIGRRTAKAFDGSPPQAPELCVKFYHPSPDYGCPALNANIGDACNDGDNTTVNDVIGADCNCAGTPTACTGFGDNDGDGICANLDCNDNNPNITTQPGDACNDGDNTTLNDAIDSDCNCTGTPTACTGFGDNDGDGACAHLDCDDNDPNVTTQPGDSCDDGDNTTVNDTIDANCNCTGTPTACNGLGDNDADGVCANLDCDDNNPNVTTQPGDPCDDGDNTTLNDAIDANCNCTGTSTACAGIGDSDGDGVCDDVDCNYNNPNVTTQPGDACDDGDNTTLNDAIDNDCNCTGIPTACTGVGDSDGDGACANLDCDDNNPDITAQPGDACDDGDPDTTGDTIQGDCSCSGEAGPFVQAYSRIENKNMMSSPPADEQASFSSGGPISPIAVYPNPANSRLVLSFSSAAEGRVRILAVNVNGTTVLAEEQELYTGNNQIVLESLSLPDGLYFLRLFAGNSAQAVRFIISNQ, translated from the coding sequence GTGATGGCGACAACCTATTATGTGGATTCTCAGGGAGGCAATGACGGATACGACGGCCTGGCTCCCGCTCATCAGGGTGGAACTGCCGGGCCCTGGAAATCTCTTTCCAAGGTAAATTTCACCACCACTTTTTCGCCGGGCGACAGCATCTTGTTCAAAAGAGGCGGCACCTGGTTCGATGGCCCGCTGGAGCCGGTGAACGGAGGCGAACCAGGAGGCGTCATCACCATTACCGAAACCGTTCTGGGCCAACCCTTCAGCTTTCAGCTCGTCAATCCGGACAACAACAATTGCATCTACTTTGGCGCTTACGGGGTAGGCGCGAAACCCGTGATAGATTGCCAGGGGGGAAGAGGCATTATCCTTTGGCACAATTACATCATAGTAGAGGATCTTCACCTGGACAATGGCGACAACAACGTGCTGTGGCTGGCCCGGGCCGGCGGCAACTACTGGTGTACGATCAGGAACGTAGACGTAACCAATAGCGCAGCCAACGCCGTGCGTTCTTCCTACGGGGGTGGAAACCTTTGGCTGAAAGGCCTCTATGTTTATAATTATGGCGTCAACGGGATACTGCTGAACGGATCGGAGAACAACAAACTAAAAGGGGTGCTGGTGGAGGACTGCTGGGTGGAAAATCCGCAAACACTGGAATTGGAGGACGCCATTACCTGCCACCAGGATGAATTTGGCAACGACCTGGAAGGAGACATCATCATCCGCAACAACACCATTCTCCGTTCGGGAGAGGACGGCATCGACGTCACTTCCGGGCACAATATACTGCTGGAAGGCAACGATATACGGCACAGCTACGCGGGAGGCATTTATGTGGTCAAGCCATGGGTGCATACGATAGAGATCAGAGGCAACTTCATTTTCTCCAATTCTATCAGCCAGGGCGTTGGAGACCTTACCATAAAGGTGCCCAACGTCTGGGCGGTCAACAACATCATTGCCGGCACCGGCCACCACTGCCTGCACCTCGGCAACACCGATAACACCAAAATCTGGAACAACGTGATCGCTCCCGAAGGCCGCACCGGCAATTTGATCTGGTTGCTGGACAGCATCGGCCAATTGGAGTTCAAAAACAACATCTTTGATTTCTCGGGAACCGGCCAGGATATCAGCGGGGACATAACCCCTAATATCACCTTTGACTACAATTGTTATTACGGGGTTTCCCCTTCGCAGGATATTTTCGGCGGCAATTCCTTTGAAGAGGAAAGAAGCGCCAATCCGCTCGTCGAACCCAATGGATTCTGGGCCGATCCCCAGTTTGACGGCCCCGGCCGGAGCGAAGCGGATCATTTCAAACTACCCGGCTCCAGCCCCTGCATAGACCAGGGCGCCACTGTGCCTTTATCTGTAGATTTCTGGGGGGTTCCCCGCCCTCAGGGCGTTCGGCCTGACATAGGTGTTTACGAACATGGAACGACAGATTGCAATCCCGACCCCAATATCGCCTCCTTCCCCGGCAGCGCCTGTGATGATGGAGACCCTACCACCATTAATGACATATACAGCTCGGACTGCCTTTGCGCCGGGCAGCCAGGCCCCTGCACCGGTATCGGCGACAACGATGGCGACGGCATCTGCGCCGATGCAGACTGCGACGACAACGACGCCACCATCGCCTACCAACCCGGCGATGCCTGCAATGACGGCGATCCCTTAACCGCCAATGACATTATTCAGAGCGACTGTACCTGTGCCGGCGACTATTCTTCGCCCGTTACCATCTGTTCCAGAATCAATAGCAGCAGCGACGATGCGGAAGAACGGGCATCCGGCACCGTAAACACAGCGAATAACGACCTGGAATTGACCGATGATACCGACCAGGGCATCCAAACGGTTGGCATGCGTTTCAACGGCCTCAACATCCCACAGGGCGCCACGATTGTCGATGCTTATGTGCAGTTTACAACAGATGAAACGGACAATGCCAATCCGTGCCGGCTTGCCATCTACGGGCAGGCCAGCGACAATGCTCCCACATTCCAGAATAACGATTTTGATATCAGCGGCCGCCCCAAAACCACAGCATCCATAAGCTGGGAACCGCAGGACTGGCTCGCCACCAATGGTGCTGGAGAAGCTGAAAAAACGCCGGATATTTCCGCTATCATTCAGGAACTTGTCGACAGGAACGGTTATGCCCCCGGCCACTCGGTTGCCATCCTTATTGAAGGCATCGGGCGGCGGACGGCAAAGGCCTTCGACGGTTCGCCCCCTCAGGCTCCAGAGCTTTGCGTAAAATTCTATCACCCCTCTCCTGATTACGGCTGCCCGGCTCTTAACGCCAACATCGGCGATGCCTGCAACGATGGCGACAACACCACCGTCAACGATGTGATCGGCGCCGATTGCAACTGTGCCGGCACTCCCACTGCCTGCACTGGGTTCGGGGACAACGACGGCGATGGAATCTGTGCCAATTTGGATTGCAACGACAACAACCCCAACATCACCACCCAGCCCGGCGATGCCTGCAACGACGGCGACAACACCACCCTCAACGATGCCATCGACTCCGATTGCAACTGTACCGGCACCCCTACCGCCTGCACTGGGTTCGGGGATAACGACGGCGACGGCGCCTGCGCTCATCTGGATTGCGACGACAACGACCCCAATGTCACCACGCAGCCCGGCGACTCCTGTGATGACGGCGACAACACCACTGTAAACGATACCATTGACGCCAATTGCAACTGTACCGGCACCCCAACCGCCTGCAACGGGTTGGGCGATAACGACGCCGACGGCGTCTGCGCCAATTTGGATTGCGACGACAACAACCCCAACGTCACCACTCAACCCGGCGACCCCTGCGACGATGGCGACAACACCACCCTCAACGACGCCATCGACGCCAATTGCAACTGCACCGGAACCTCCACCGCCTGTGCCGGCATCGGCGACAGCGACGGCGATGGCGTCTGCGACGATGTGGACTGCAACTACAACAACCCCAATGTCACGACTCAACCCGGCGATGCCTGTGATGACGGCGACAACACGACCCTCAACGATGCCATCGACAACGATTGCAACTGCACCGGTATTCCCACCGCCTGCACCGGCGTCGGCGACAGCGACGGCGATGGCGCCTGCGCCAACCTGGATTGCGACGACAACAACCCCGATATCACAGCTCAACCCGGCGACGCCTGTGATGACGGCGACCCGGATACTACGGGCGATACCATACAAGGAGACTGTAGCTGCAGTGGAGAGGCCGGCCCCTTCGTCCAGGCTTATTCCCGGATCGAAAACAAAAATATGATGTCCTCTCCGCCCGCCGATGAGCAGGCCAGTTTCTCATCAGGAGGCCCGATAAGCCCGATTGCAGTTTACCCCAACCCCGCTAACAGCCGGCTGGTGCTTTCTTTCAGCAGTGCGGCCGAAGGGAGGGTGCGCATTCTGGCAGTCAATGTAAATGGAACGACGGTTTTGGCAGAAGAGCAAGAGCTCTATACAGGCAACAACCAAATCGTCCTGGAAAGCCTGTCGCTTCCCGATGGGCTCTACTTTCTGCGGCTCTTTGCCGGCAATTCGGCACAGGCTGTACGGTTTATCATTTCTAACCAATAA
- a CDS encoding right-handed parallel beta-helix repeat-containing protein, translating to MMKLLLFIATRPGTALLILALSLFSCEKAVGGTYYVDPEIGNDSYDGLSATYEGGNTGPWRSISKVNQEYFLPGDSILFKRGGVWTDGPLEPRNGGTPGGVITIEDTVIDQPIKFDLVDPKNNNCIYFGAYGQKRQKPRFDCQGRKGIVILHNYIIVEGLHIDNGANNMLWLGRDNGTSWVIINDVDVTNCSANAVRSSYGGGNIWLKRLYVYNYGVNGILLNGSANNKLKAVLVEDCWIENPEVLELEDAITCHRDSDENDLSGNIIIRNNTTLRAGEDGVDITSGSNILVEGNVTKYSQAGGIYVNYEWVNSVEVRGNFIYGNSISQGYGDLTIRSPRVRVINNIVAGTGHHSVLVGDTDNTQFWNNVIAPINRTGNMIWLREGIGRVEFKNNIFDFSRANQDISGDFTDGMVFDNNCYYGTSSGQEVHGGKSFQEMRDENPQFEPHGLWSEPRFLHPALDKPEHFKIALNSPCLNAGANLPVKTDFWGTSRPQDSKMDIGAHEVVTKAPDNPGWVSGRAWHDENGNCIKDANEPGIAKLIVDLYGPDGKFVAMEYSGRDGSYRFDGLPPGSYRLMASPLNFAPGRSLERMKPACNQDEKDGSLSVTIDAGKPASGQGLGFSTQTAPAVQLAQFTAEKNEKRVYLRWATSLEKNMDYFEIERSDDGDEFFPIGQAKSEGDTDGNNQSYSFTDEEPPGRLTYYRLKQVEKSGRYSYSEWKLANIEEQKGVIKVFPNPFSDALNLSLEQGATMDKLWVISLDGKRVFEKRIREVVQTLQLDLSALPKGSYYLIVRSDRERRIRTAFPIVKQ from the coding sequence ATGATGAAATTACTTTTGTTTATCGCCACCCGGCCGGGAACGGCCCTATTAATCCTCGCATTGTCTCTCTTTTCCTGCGAAAAAGCAGTTGGAGGCACTTATTATGTCGACCCTGAAATTGGCAACGACAGCTACGACGGGTTGTCGGCCACTTACGAGGGCGGCAATACCGGGCCGTGGCGAAGCATTTCCAAAGTCAACCAGGAATACTTTTTGCCGGGCGACAGCATTTTGTTTAAAAGAGGCGGCGTCTGGACCGACGGGCCTCTCGAACCCCGCAACGGAGGCACTCCGGGAGGCGTGATCACCATTGAGGATACGGTAATAGACCAACCCATAAAATTCGACCTGGTCGACCCTAAAAACAACAATTGCATTTACTTCGGCGCCTACGGCCAAAAGCGCCAAAAGCCCCGGTTCGACTGCCAGGGAAGGAAGGGCATCGTCATTCTGCACAATTACATCATCGTAGAAGGCCTCCACATTGACAACGGCGCCAATAACATGTTGTGGCTGGGCAGAGACAACGGCACCTCCTGGGTCATCATCAACGACGTGGATGTCACCAATTGCTCGGCCAATGCCGTTCGCTCCAGCTATGGAGGGGGGAACATCTGGCTGAAGAGGCTCTATGTCTACAATTATGGCGTCAACGGCATACTGCTGAACGGATCGGCCAACAATAAACTAAAAGCGGTATTGGTGGAGGATTGCTGGATAGAAAATCCGGAAGTGCTCGAACTGGAAGACGCCATCACCTGCCACCGGGATTCGGACGAAAACGACCTGTCGGGAAACATCATCATCCGCAACAACACCACCCTCCGGGCAGGAGAAGACGGGGTGGACATCACTTCGGGTTCCAATATTCTGGTGGAGGGCAATGTCACCAAATATTCTCAGGCCGGCGGCATCTACGTCAATTACGAATGGGTCAATAGCGTTGAAGTGAGGGGCAACTTCATTTACGGCAACTCCATCAGCCAGGGTTACGGCGACCTGACCATCCGGTCGCCGCGCGTGCGGGTGATCAATAATATTGTAGCCGGCACCGGCCACCACAGCGTGTTAGTAGGCGATACGGACAACACTCAATTCTGGAACAATGTCATCGCCCCGATTAACCGCACCGGCAATATGATCTGGCTGCGGGAGGGCATTGGCCGGGTGGAGTTCAAAAACAATATTTTCGATTTTTCCAGAGCCAATCAGGATATCAGCGGCGACTTCACCGACGGCATGGTATTCGACAACAATTGCTACTACGGCACTTCCAGCGGCCAGGAGGTCCACGGCGGCAAGTCCTTTCAGGAAATGAGGGATGAAAACCCTCAGTTTGAGCCACATGGCCTTTGGTCAGAACCCAGGTTCCTCCATCCGGCCCTTGACAAACCCGAGCATTTTAAAATAGCCTTGAACAGCCCCTGCCTCAATGCCGGCGCCAACCTGCCGGTAAAGACGGACTTCTGGGGAACCAGCCGCCCTCAAGACAGCAAAATGGACATTGGAGCCCACGAGGTCGTCACCAAAGCCCCTGATAATCCCGGCTGGGTCTCCGGGCGGGCCTGGCACGACGAAAACGGGAACTGTATCAAGGACGCCAACGAACCCGGAATCGCCAAACTGATCGTCGACCTTTATGGCCCGGACGGCAAGTTCGTGGCCATGGAATATTCCGGAAGAGACGGCAGCTACCGCTTTGACGGCCTGCCTCCCGGCAGCTACCGCCTGATGGCTTCTCCCCTCAACTTCGCCCCCGGCCGGAGCCTCGAACGAATGAAGCCCGCCTGCAATCAGGACGAAAAAGACGGTTCTCTCAGCGTAACCATCGACGCCGGCAAGCCCGCATCCGGACAAGGCCTCGGCTTTTCAACCCAAACCGCCCCGGCAGTCCAACTGGCCCAATTCACCGCGGAGAAAAACGAAAAACGGGTTTATCTCAGATGGGCTACCTCCCTGGAAAAAAACATGGATTACTTTGAAATTGAACGGTCGGATGACGGAGACGAGTTTTTCCCCATAGGGCAGGCCAAATCCGAAGGCGATACCGATGGCAATAACCAAAGCTACAGCTTTACCGATGAGGAACCTCCCGGCCGGCTTACTTATTACCGCCTGAAGCAGGTGGAAAAGAGCGGCAGGTATTCCTACAGCGAGTGGAAGCTGGCCAATATAGAGGAGCAGAAAGGGGTCATTAAAGTATTTCCCAATCCCTTCTCGGATGCCCTGAACCTCTCTTTGGAACAAGGCGCCACCATGGACAAATTGTGGGTAATCAGCCTTGACGGAAAGCGGGTTTTCGAAAAACGAATCCGCGAGGTTGTGCAGACCCTGCAACTCGACCTGAGCGCTTTGCCCAAAGGTTCTTATTACCTGATCGTGCGCTCCGACCGGGAGCGGCGGATACGCACGGCGTTTCCGATTGTCAAGCAGTAG
- a CDS encoding transposase, with the protein MFWEIKATIPAASWLPAQRTGLLLMSLRLKQAPRAMVQEGYQAKDFIYITRGDYYICPQGYDLHTNGRFYAKGNADYRVKHYKTKACAECPVRQACTKNKMGRLIERSEYQEYADANRQRVEARRGYYRKRQEIVEHPYGTIKRAWGYTYTLLRGMEKVDGELGLIFFCYNLRRTMSILGVQGAIERLRRLFIAFWRSVARWRASLRNAKFKKLACSGVAWCARA; encoded by the coding sequence ATGTTTTGGGAGATAAAGGCTACCATACCGGCAGCGAGCTGGCTGCCTGCGCAGAGGACGGGATTACTACTTATGTCGCTTCGCCTGAAGCAAGCACCCCGGGCAATGGTACAGGAGGGCTATCAGGCAAAGGATTTTATATACATCACCAGGGGCGATTATTACATTTGCCCGCAGGGGTATGATTTGCATACCAACGGCAGGTTTTATGCTAAAGGCAATGCGGATTACAGGGTAAAGCACTATAAAACGAAAGCATGCGCAGAGTGCCCGGTACGGCAAGCATGCACAAAAAACAAGATGGGGCGGCTCATCGAGCGCTCGGAATACCAGGAATATGCCGATGCCAACCGGCAGCGGGTGGAAGCTCGAAGAGGATATTACCGAAAGCGCCAAGAGATAGTAGAACATCCTTATGGGACGATAAAGAGGGCATGGGGCTATACCTACACGCTGCTGAGAGGCATGGAAAAGGTAGACGGGGAGTTGGGCCTGATTTTCTTTTGTTACAATTTGAGGCGTACTATGTCTATACTTGGCGTACAGGGGGCAATTGAGCGCCTCCGAAGGCTTTTTATTGCATTTTGGCGCTCTGTTGCACGGTGGAGGGCCTCGTTGCGAAATGCGAAATTCAAAAAGCTTGCCTGCTCTGGCGTGGCATGGTGCGCCAGAGCGTGA
- a CDS encoding transposase produces MGHREGISRAEPIRLNLEEHIAQDNPVRLIDAYVDSLDLKELGFSHVVPAETGSPPYHPGDLLKLYIYGYLHRMRSSRQLVLGLRGEYRIVVVVKGAEYPGGR; encoded by the coding sequence ATGGGGCACCGAGAAGGCATCAGCCGGGCGGAGCCCATCCGGCTCAACCTGGAAGAACACATAGCGCAAGACAACCCCGTCCGATTAATCGATGCCTACGTGGATTCCTTGGATCTAAAGGAGTTGGGCTTTAGCCACGTAGTGCCGGCGGAAACGGGCAGCCCTCCTTACCACCCCGGGGATTTGCTCAAGCTGTACATATACGGCTACCTTCACCGGATGCGCAGCTCGCGGCAGTTGGTACTGGGCTTGCGAGGTGAATATAGAATTGTGGTGGTTGTTAAAGGGGCTGAGTATCCTGGCGGACGATAG
- a CDS encoding IS1634 family transposase encodes MDALPEENIPKIEREIMDAAFKEFDIKTDALFYDATNFFTFISTTNTRNTLAQRGKNKQKRHDLRQVGIYLVVSKEDQIPLFHHTYQGNLNDVTIFESVIKRHKQAHKKQRFDISRHTFVLDRGNNSKANFGIIQSLELFYVGALSPANHKELVLEAMEALSGKTTEESTSPILPG; translated from the coding sequence ATGGATGCCTTGCCCGAAGAAAATATCCCAAAAATCGAACGGGAAATAATGGACGCAGCCTTTAAGGAATTTGACATAAAGACGGATGCTCTGTTTTATGACGCTACTAATTTCTTTACGTTTATCTCCACTACCAACACCCGCAACACGCTGGCGCAACGAGGCAAGAACAAACAAAAACGCCACGACTTGCGGCAAGTAGGCATATACCTGGTGGTGAGCAAAGAGGATCAAATCCCTTTATTCCACCACACTTACCAAGGCAATTTGAATGACGTAACCATATTCGAAAGCGTAATAAAAAGACATAAGCAAGCGCATAAAAAACAGAGGTTTGATATTAGCCGGCATACTTTTGTCTTGGACAGGGGCAACAACTCAAAAGCTAATTTTGGGATAATACAAAGCCTGGAGTTGTTTTACGTTGGCGCGCTCAGCCCGGCAAACCATAAGGAATTAGTATTGGAAGCGATGGAAGCCCTCAGCGGCAAAACCACAGAAGAGAGTACCAGCCCAATTTTACCGGGCTAA
- a CDS encoding SUMF1/EgtB/PvdO family nonheme iron enzyme, with the protein MKEDLNNIINLIESQIRNGNISKGLDIIAAEFKKINTYKSKKLAEQAEMLISRLGYLRSNIREGVIAQSEINLEHNKIVQSTIGLKQKLKAEFENSHRSESKFAKKKLLIWLIPVFVGLSLLGYEYLREKLSERDSERQMHEVKIPDFETICDSCPVYNVSWYDAVKFAEKYSEMQGIEYGRGLPTEEEWEKAARGNHDSNSKDLAKYEVVVTQALWKAVMGDLPDDSQIVIENENTYLENVTVNINGIIIEDPKFLRKEGGFDYYQLLVNGTINGEEEVPFRIHSRISIEDGIVPQKGDNVIVVGKINIIYERGKLYIETKAFETTILK; encoded by the coding sequence ATGAAAGAAGATTTAAATAATATTATTAATCTTATTGAAAGTCAAATAAGGAATGGTAATATTTCAAAGGGCTTAGATATAATTGCCGCTGAGTTTAAAAAAATTAACACCTATAAATCTAAAAAACTTGCAGAGCAAGCAGAAATGTTGATTAGTAGACTTGGATATTTGCGGAGTAATATCCGGGAAGGAGTAATTGCACAATCGGAAATTAATTTAGAACACAATAAAATTGTTCAATCTACAATTGGATTAAAGCAAAAACTGAAAGCAGAATTTGAGAATAGTCATCGAAGTGAGTCTAAATTTGCAAAAAAGAAATTGCTCATTTGGCTTATTCCTGTTTTTGTAGGACTTTCTCTTCTTGGTTATGAATATTTAAGAGAGAAATTAAGCGAGAGGGATTCTGAAAGGCAAATGCATGAAGTTAAAATTCCTGACTTCGAAACAATTTGTGATAGTTGCCCTGTATATAATGTTTCATGGTATGATGCTGTAAAATTTGCTGAAAAGTATAGTGAAATGCAGGGTATTGAATATGGAAGAGGACTGCCTACTGAAGAAGAATGGGAAAAGGCAGCACGGGGGAATCATGATTCAAATTCCAAAGACTTGGCTAAATATGAAGTTGTAGTGACTCAAGCTCTATGGAAAGCTGTTATGGGAGATTTGCCAGATGATAGTCAGATTGTTATAGAAAATGAAAATACTTACCTTGAAAATGTGACAGTTAATATTAATGGCATTATTATTGAAGACCCTAAATTTCTTCGTAAAGAAGGTGGTTTTGATTACTATCAGCTTCTGGTAAATGGAACTATTAATGGCGAAGAAGAGGTTCCTTTCAGAATTCATTCTAGAATATCTATTGAAGATGGAATAGTTCCGCAAAAAGGTGACAATGTGATCGTAGTTGGAAAAATAAATATCATATATGAAAGAGGAAAACTATATATCGAAACAAAAGCATTTGAAACAACGATACTCAAATAG
- a CDS encoding ISKra4 family transposase yields the protein MEKGGRIIGKATPRFAKMLSWKYANMAGGQTREDLLQHHGVKVSKKLIQAVNERVGDVLAEKEQKWSYEIPGLASEVAAIGLSRDGTTSPIKGEGYKETMTGTISLYNQKGKRLHTIYTGCSPEHGKATFDYVFGQEIERIQSRYPDATYVGIADGEKGNWAFLSGYTDVQIIDFWHATEYLAGYARCVYEDQPEREKWLEDSCSGLKNERGGAAKLLKEMKEYASAHFIADKEHPVIRAVTYFTNHKSKMNYWKYQKDNLPIGSGVVEAACKTLVKQRFCRSGSRWIRDTLDNILLARSLILTKERWPQFWNKLDRYGF from the coding sequence TTGGAAAAAGGAGGCCGGATTATCGGTAAAGCTACGCCACGGTTTGCCAAAATGCTGAGTTGGAAATATGCGAATATGGCCGGCGGGCAAACCCGAGAAGACTTGCTCCAGCACCACGGAGTTAAAGTGAGCAAGAAGCTGATACAGGCTGTAAATGAGCGAGTTGGAGATGTCCTTGCGGAGAAAGAACAAAAGTGGAGTTATGAAATTCCGGGCTTGGCCAGTGAAGTAGCGGCCATTGGCCTGAGCCGGGATGGCACGACAAGCCCCATTAAAGGAGAAGGCTATAAAGAAACGATGACGGGTACCATTAGTTTGTATAACCAGAAAGGAAAACGCCTCCATACGATCTATACAGGTTGCTCGCCGGAACATGGCAAAGCCACCTTTGATTATGTCTTCGGCCAGGAAATTGAGCGTATCCAATCCCGGTATCCAGATGCCACTTATGTGGGCATTGCCGATGGCGAGAAAGGTAATTGGGCCTTTTTGAGCGGCTATACAGATGTCCAAATCATAGACTTTTGGCATGCCACGGAGTACCTGGCAGGCTACGCTAGATGTGTTTATGAGGATCAACCAGAACGCGAAAAATGGTTAGAGGATAGCTGCAGTGGCCTTAAAAACGAAAGAGGCGGTGCAGCTAAATTACTGAAGGAAATGAAAGAATATGCCTCGGCCCATTTTATAGCTGATAAAGAGCATCCAGTTATCCGGGCAGTAACCTACTTTACCAACCACAAATCGAAAATGAATTACTGGAAATATCAAAAAGATAATTTGCCGATAGGTTCGGGAGTGGTGGAAGCGGCATGTAAAACCCTTGTAAAACAACGGTTCTGCCGGTCAGGCAGTAGGTGGATAAGAGATACCCTCGATAATATTTTGTTAGCGCGCAGCCTTATTTTGACGAAAGAGCGATGGCCTCAATTCTGGAACAAACTTGATAGGTACGGTTTTTAG
- a CDS encoding transposase — MYGTLFQEAWAALSKLCADRHYLGARPGAVAVLHTWGQNLHYHPHIHCIVPGGGLRGGKWVSAREEFLVPVQALSAMFKGKFVSALRRHYRAGRLRLDGLCSRFRGKQAFDSLLNRLMVQDWVVYAKAPFAGPEQLLGYLGRYTHRVAIGNHRIASLDKDTVCFRWRDYAHGNRQKVMCLAHEEFIRRFLQHVLPARFCKIRYSSPAEALAKEGRHLVQPVAKAGFGPLQAGLGGKSATPTSSPILARTLPAGCRHRLGGVPGVRQRPHADGYLDTGRASAAFS; from the coding sequence TTGTATGGAACGCTGTTCCAGGAGGCGTGGGCCGCTTTGTCGAAGCTGTGTGCCGACCGGCATTACCTGGGCGCCCGGCCGGGGGCGGTGGCGGTGTTGCATACTTGGGGGCAGAACCTGCATTACCATCCGCACATCCACTGTATCGTTCCGGGAGGAGGATTGAGAGGCGGCAAATGGGTATCAGCCCGTGAGGAGTTCCTCGTACCAGTACAGGCCTTGTCGGCCATGTTCAAGGGCAAGTTTGTCAGCGCTTTGCGCAGGCACTACCGGGCTGGGCGCCTGCGCCTGGATGGTTTGTGCAGCCGTTTTCGCGGCAAGCAGGCCTTCGACAGCTTGCTGAACAGGCTGATGGTTCAGGATTGGGTAGTATATGCCAAGGCGCCGTTTGCTGGGCCGGAGCAGTTGCTGGGCTATCTGGGGCGTTATACCCACCGGGTGGCTATAGGCAACCACCGTATTGCGTCCCTTGACAAGGATACGGTTTGCTTTCGCTGGCGCGATTACGCCCACGGCAACAGGCAGAAGGTGATGTGCTTGGCCCACGAGGAATTTATCCGGCGGTTTTTGCAGCATGTCTTGCCAGCGCGTTTTTGCAAAATCCGGTATTCTTCGCCCGCCGAAGCTTTAGCGAAGGAGGGACGGCATCTTGTCCAACCGGTTGCGAAGGCAGGCTTTGGCCCTTTGCAGGCAGGCCTTGGGGGTAAAAGCGCCACCCCAACTTCCAGCCCTATCCTGGCAAGAACGCTGCCGGCAGGCTGTCGGCATCGACTGGGAGGTGTGCCCGGTGTGCGGCAAAGGCCGCATGCAGACGGTTATTTGGATACCGGCCGGGCGAGCGCCGCCTTTTCCTGA